In Bacillus rossius redtenbacheri isolate Brsri chromosome 9 unlocalized genomic scaffold, Brsri_v3 Brsri_v3_scf9_2, whole genome shotgun sequence, one DNA window encodes the following:
- the LOC134543019 gene encoding cGMP-dependent protein kinase 1-like encodes MRVCFENLCFSSQRLAEDEGGSSLRLATAEATTTAATTTTTHHLNNNAAVAVVVEKMGSLQELQGLLESKDSRIRQLEDLLRSREQEILELRSHLDKFQSVFVSPVHKNHATNHRRQLRPRKQRAQGISAEPQTLQTIQELSQQTFPTYPKNDR; translated from the coding sequence ATGCGCGTGTGCTTCGAGAACCTGTGCTTCTCGTCGCAGCGTCTCGCTGAGGACGAGGGCGGGTCGTCGCTGCGCCTGGCGACCGCCGAGGCGACGACGACGGCGGCTACGACGACGACGACGCACCACCTCAACAACAACGCCGCCGTCGCCGTGGTCGTCGAGAAGATGGGCAGCCTGCAGGAGCTGCAGGGCCTGCTCGAGTCCAAGGACTCGCGCATCCGGCAGCTGGAGGACCTGCTGAGGTCCCGCGAGCAGGAGATCCTGGAGCTGAGGTCGCACCTCGACAAGTTCCAGAGCGTGTTCGTGTCTCCGGTGCACAAGAACCACGCGACCAACCACCGGCGGCAGCTGCGGCCGCGCAAGCAGAGGGCGCAGGGCATATCTGCGGAGCCGCAGACCCTGCAGACAATCCAGGAGCTGAGTCAGCAGACCTTCCCGACCTACCCCAAGAACGACAG